In a genomic window of Spirosoma agri:
- the rpoN gene encoding RNA polymerase factor sigma-54: MQKLSLSQSLQQKLSPQQIQFIKLLQIPTAELDTRIEEELEINPALEEGMDEEYEPKEEDSFADEFDDDYKDRNDDLDIDTYLQNEDYAGYKMQGDGNYGEEDRDMPIATSSSLLDSLMQQFGYLQLTENQRIVGLQLIGSIEADGYIRRSMQAIVNDLAFSQNVFTDTDELEEVLQKIQTFDPPGIGARSLQECLLLQLQRKDTSDPYIVLAIRIIEDCFDEFSKKHFDKIQRRLNISDESLKRVIDIIIKLNPKPGSVDGEGGSIQYLIPDFILTNSSGKLDLTLNSKNAPELRISRSFADMLDTYDKSSKQNKSLKETVSFVKQKLDAAKWFIDAIKQRQQTLLKTMNAIVRFQYDFFLSGEESKLRPMILKDIATLIDMDVSTVSRVANSKSVQTEFGIYPLKYFFSEGIATDSGEDVSSREVKNILKDLIDNEPKLNPLSDDKLEKILNDRGYNIARRTVAKYREQLNIPVARLRKQL; the protein is encoded by the coding sequence ATGCAGAAGTTAAGTCTCTCCCAGTCACTTCAACAGAAACTGTCTCCCCAACAGATACAGTTTATCAAGCTGTTGCAAATTCCCACGGCCGAGCTCGACACCCGCATCGAAGAGGAACTGGAAATCAATCCGGCGCTTGAGGAGGGCATGGACGAAGAGTACGAACCTAAAGAAGAAGATTCCTTCGCTGACGAATTCGACGACGATTACAAGGACCGCAACGACGATCTGGACATTGATACCTATCTACAGAACGAAGATTACGCTGGTTATAAAATGCAGGGTGATGGCAATTACGGCGAAGAAGACCGGGATATGCCCATTGCTACCAGTTCGAGCCTGCTCGACTCGTTGATGCAGCAGTTTGGTTACCTGCAACTGACCGAAAATCAACGCATTGTTGGCCTTCAGCTTATCGGTAGCATAGAAGCGGACGGCTATATTCGCCGGTCGATGCAGGCCATTGTGAATGACCTCGCTTTTTCGCAGAATGTATTCACGGATACGGACGAGCTGGAAGAAGTGCTTCAGAAAATTCAAACTTTCGACCCGCCTGGTATTGGTGCCCGTTCGCTTCAGGAATGTCTGCTGTTGCAGCTTCAGCGTAAGGATACATCGGACCCGTACATTGTACTCGCCATTCGCATCATTGAAGATTGTTTCGACGAGTTTTCCAAGAAGCACTTCGACAAAATCCAGCGTCGGCTCAACATCAGTGACGAATCGCTGAAACGGGTAATCGACATCATTATCAAACTGAACCCGAAGCCGGGCTCCGTCGATGGGGAAGGAGGGTCCATTCAGTACCTGATCCCGGATTTTATTCTGACCAACAGCAGCGGTAAACTCGACCTGACGCTGAATTCCAAGAATGCGCCTGAACTACGCATCAGCCGGTCGTTTGCCGACATGCTCGATACGTACGATAAGAGCAGCAAGCAGAATAAGTCCCTGAAAGAAACGGTTTCGTTCGTGAAGCAAAAACTCGACGCGGCCAAGTGGTTTATCGACGCAATCAAGCAACGGCAGCAAACGTTGCTGAAAACGATGAATGCTATCGTGCGTTTTCAGTACGATTTCTTTCTTTCCGGCGAAGAGTCGAAGCTTCGTCCAATGATTTTGAAGGACATTGCCACGCTGATCGATATGGATGTTTCGACCGTTTCGCGGGTAGCCAATAGCAAATCGGTGCAAACCGAGTTCGGTATTTATCCGCTCAAATATTTCTTTTCGGAGGGTATTGCAACGGATTCGGGCGAAGATGTCAGTAGTCGGGAGGTGAAAAACATTCTAAAGGACCTGATTGATAACGAGCCTAAACTGAACCCGCTTTCGGACGACAAGCTCGAAAAAATCCTGAATGATCGGGGCTACAACATCGCGCGCCGTACGGTGGCCAAGTACCGTGAACAGCTAAACATTCCGGTAGCCCGACTCAGAAAACAGCTTTAA